ATATCGTAATGATAGAGGGAGAGGCAAAAGAATTATCTAACTCTGAAATGTTGGAAGCATTAAAGTTTGCTCACCAACATATCGCTAAATTTGTAGAACTTCAAGAATCTTGGGCGAAAGAACTCGCTGTAGTTAAAAAAGAAGTTAAACTCAGAGTAAAAGATGAAACTCTTTTAGGCGAAGTTCGCAAATATGCATTCGATAAGGTTTCTGCTGCAAATAAAACTGCAGATAAAGCTTCTCGTAATAAAGAAATTTCTAATGCAAACAAAGAAGTTGTAGAACACTTCAAAGAAACCGTAACCGAGTCTGAAAAGATCAAGGACATCAAAAACTTCTTACATGAACTCGAGTATGAGATCGTAAGAGAGCAGGTATTAAAAGAAGGAGTTCGTTTCGACGGAAGAAAGTTGGACGAGATCCGAAATATCAGCGTAGAGATGAGCCCTCTTCCAGGAGTTCACGGTTCTGCAGTATTTACAAGAGGCCAAACCCAGTCTTTGGGAACAGTTACTCTTGGAACTGCATCTGACAACCAACGTTATGAAACATTGGAAGGTCAGAAAGAAAAGAACTTCATGCTTCATTATAACTTCCCTGCATTCTCAGTAGGAGAAGTAAGAAGATCTTCTGGACCAGGTCGTAGAGAGATCGGTCACGGAAACTTGGCAGAAAGAGCTCTTAAACTAGTTCTTCCTAAGCCGGATGATTTCCCTTATGTGATCAGAGTTGTGTCCGAAATTTTAGAATCCAATGGATCTTCTTCCATGGCTTCTGTATGTTCCGGATCATTGGCTCTAATGGCAGCGGGTGTTCCGATCAAGTCCGCAGTTTCTGGAATTGCAATGGGATTATTCTCAGATGAGAGCGGAAGATTTGCAGTATTATCTGATATCGCAGGATTAGAAGATCATTTCGGTGATATGGACTGTAAGATTGCAGGAACCAGAAAAGGAATTACCGCTTTCCAAATGGACTTAAAAGTAACTGGTGTTGCGTTTAACGTTCTTGAGGCAGTATTTGCTCAGGCAGAAAAAGCTCGTTTCCATATT
The genomic region above belongs to Leptospira saintgironsiae and contains:
- the pnp gene encoding polyribonucleotide nucleotidyltransferase, which translates into the protein MAKTINGQFGRDSITLETGDWAKQAHGSVVYKTGNLVLLATVCAADEPKEGQDFFPLTCEYSEKVYSVGRFPGGYFKREAKPYEHEVLNSRIIDRPIRPLFPEGYFCEVQLQVTVLSADNEISTAGHALNAASAALTISNIPFNGPIAGARVGRINGELVINPSNKEILNSDLDLVVAGTKTHIVMIEGEAKELSNSEMLEALKFAHQHIAKFVELQESWAKELAVVKKEVKLRVKDETLLGEVRKYAFDKVSAANKTADKASRNKEISNANKEVVEHFKETVTESEKIKDIKNFLHELEYEIVREQVLKEGVRFDGRKLDEIRNISVEMSPLPGVHGSAVFTRGQTQSLGTVTLGTASDNQRYETLEGQKEKNFMLHYNFPAFSVGEVRRSSGPGRREIGHGNLAERALKLVLPKPDDFPYVIRVVSEILESNGSSSMASVCSGSLALMAAGVPIKSAVSGIAMGLFSDESGRFAVLSDIAGLEDHFGDMDCKIAGTRKGITAFQMDLKVTGVAFNVLEAVFAQAEKARFHILDVMEKSISKAADSVSRTAPKIIVKYIPKDRIGELIGPGGKNIRAIIEASGADINIDDDGKVTIAGANQEQAEKAAGMVEGFFAEVEVGKIYEGKVKRITDFGAFVEILPGKEGLCHISKLDSKRVNSVKDVVKEGEIIRVRVLNVDKTGKIDLSRRDALEV